One window from the genome of Salvelinus fontinalis isolate EN_2023a chromosome 3, ASM2944872v1, whole genome shotgun sequence encodes:
- the LOC129851119 gene encoding leucine-rich repeat neuronal protein 1-like, producing MARGRFIYCLLGQLFTGLILSSVGLSSIQRDNDCPQQCVCEIRPWFTPQSTYREATTVDCNDLRLTRIPGNLSSDTQVLLLQSNYIARTSEELEQLYNLTELDLSQNNFSSIRDVGLSNMSQLTTLHLEENQIIEMPDYCLQDLSNLQELYINHNQINIISPNALSGLHNLLRLHLNSNRLKAIDSRWFESTPNLEILMIGENPIVGILEFNFKPLVNLRSLVLAGMDLTDIPGNAFVGLDNLESLSFYDNKLVRVPQNALQKLPNLKFLDLNKNPVHKIQEGDLKNMLRLKELGINNMGELACIDRFALDNLPELTKLEATNNPKFSYVNRQAFRDLPALESLMLNNNALNALYQSTVDFLPNLREISIHSNPMRCDCVIQWMSSNKTSIRFMEPLSMLCAMPAEVRGQHVREVLQQDSAEQCLPMISHDTFPNHLNLDIGMTVDLDCRAMSQPEPEIYWVTPMGNKVMMDTMSEKYSLSSEGTLRISHIQVEDSGRYTCVAQNVEGADTRVTAVRVNGTLLDSTQLMKIYVKQTESHSILVSWKVNSNVMTSNLKWSSATMKIDTPHITYTARVPVDVHEYNLTHLQPATEYEVCLTVSNIHQQTQKSCVNVTTKHAAFAVEISDQGTNTAFAAVMGTIFGIISLASMAVYIAKRWKRKNYNHSLKKYMQKTSSIPLNELYPPLINLWEVDSEKDKEVSSSSETKPSQVDTTQSYYMW from the coding sequence atggctaGAGGGAGGTTTATCTACTGTCTACTAGGCCAGTTGTTCACTGGCCTGATTCTGTCGTCCGTTGGACTATCCTCCATCCAGAGAGATAATGATTGTCCCCAGCAGTGTGTGTGCGAGATCCGACCCTGGTTCACCCCTCAGTCCACCTACAGAGAAGCCACGACGGTGGACTGCAACGATCTCCGTCTCACACGCATCCCAGGCAACCTGTCCAGTGACACGCAGGTGCTCCTCCTGCAGAGCAACTACATCGCCAGAACCAGTGAGGAGCTGGAGCAGCtatacaacctgacagagttgGACCTGTCTCAGAACAACTTCAGCAGCATCCGTGATGTGGGCCTCAGCAACATGTCCCAGCTCACCACCCTGCACCTGGAGGAGAACCAGATCATTGAGATGCCTGACTACTGCCTGCAGGACCTCAGCAACCTGCAAGAGCTCTACATCAACCATAACCAGATCAACATTATCTCCCCCAATGCCCTCTCTGGCCTGCACAACCTGCTCAGGCTCCATCTAAACTCTAACAGGCTCAAGGCCATCGACAGCCGCTGGTTTGAGTCCACGCCCAATCTGGAGATCCTCATGATCGGGGAAAACCCTATAGTTGGCATTCTGGAGTTTAACTTCAAGCCTCTTGTAAACCTGAGAAGTTTGGTTCTGGCTGGAATGGATTTAACAGACATTCCTGGAAATGCCTTTGTGGGACTAGATAACCTAGAGAGTCTCTCCTTCTATGACAATAAGCTAGTCAGAGTTCCTCAAAACGCTCTTCAGAAACTACCTAACCTCAAGTTCTTGGACTTGAACAAAAACCCTGTGCACAAAATTCAAGAGGGGGACTTGAAGAACATGCTGAGGCTGAAAGAGCTGGGAATTAACAACATGGGGGAGCTGGCATGCATTGACCGCTTTGCCCTCGATAACCTCCCTGAGCTCACCAAGCTGGAAGCCACTAACAACCCCAAGTTCTCCTACGTGAACCGCCAGGCCTTCCGTGACCTCCCCGCCTTGGAGAGTCTCATGTTGAACAACAATGCCCTTAACGCCCTCTACCAGTCCACTGTGGACTTCCTGCCCAACCTGCGTGAGATCAGTATCCACAGCAACCCCATGCGATGCGACTGCGTCATCCAGTGGATGAGCTCCAACAAGACCAGCATCCGCTTCATGGAGCCCCTCTCCATGCTCTGTGCCATGCCAGCCGAGGTCAGAGGGCAGCATGTGAGGGAGGTGCTCCAGCAGGACTCAGCGGAGCAGTGCCTGCCGATGATCTCCCACGACACATTTCCCAACCACCTGAACCTGGACATCGGCATGACTGTGGATCTGGACTGCCGAGCCATGTCCCAGCCCGAACCGGAGATCTACTGGGTCACGCCCATGGGGAACAAGGTGATGATGGACACCATGTCTGAGAAGTACAGCCTCAGTAGCGAAGGAACGCTGCGCATCTCTCACATCCAGGTAGAGGACTCTGGCAGGTACACCTGTGTGGCACAAAATGTTGAGGGGGCAGACACTCGGGTGACTGCTGTTAGGGTGAATGGTACTCTCTTAGACAGCACCCAGCTGATGAAGATCTATGTGAAGCAGACTGAGTCCCACTCTATCCTTGTCTCCTGGAAGGTCAACTCCAATGTCATGACCTCCAACCTCAAGTGGTCATCTGCCACCATGAAGATAGACACTCCCCACATCACCTACACAGCCAGGGTCCCGGTGGATGTCCATGAGTATAACCTCACACACCTACAGCCTGCCACCGAGTATGAGGTGTGTCTCACCGTCTCCAACATCCACCAGCAGACGCAGAAGTCCTGTGTCAACGTCACAACGAAGCACGCAGCCTTTGCTGTGGAGATATCCGACCAAGGCACTAACACTGCTTTCGCAGCTGTCATGGGAACCATATTCGGCATCATCAGCCTGGCCTCTATGGCTGTGTACATTGCCAAGCGGTGGAAGAGGAAAAACTACAATCACTCCCTGAAAAAGTACATGCAGAAAACATCCTCCATCCCACTCAATGAGCTCTACCCTCCCCTCATCAACCTGTGGGAGGTAGACAGTGAGAAGGACAAAGAggtgtcctcctcctcagagaccAAACCCAGCCAAGTGGACACTACACAGAGCTACTATATGTGGTGA